The segment ACAGAGAAGCCTCATTACCCTGAGAAGGACCTTCATTGGTTGCACAGAGCCATGCAGAAACAAGGGTCTGGATCCAAAGTTGGGATGTGTTCCATCAACAGAAATGCCATCAAGAATTTCCTTCATCGCAACTCCTTTGTGCTTCTGACTGTGGGAGCAGTTGTACTAGGTAACGTTACTGAAACgtatatatttaaatggtttaactttataataatatttttattattattaaaacacaataacacaaattGATACTGCATTTCTGTGCTGTTTTGGGTTGCCAGAGAGCAATTAATTTCAAGTGGCTgatttattgaattaatttaaatttcatGTTGacatattgtttgtttttcaggaaTCATTTTGGGATTTGCTGTGCGACCTCAAAACTTATCACTGAGAGAAATAAAGTATTTATCCTTCCCAGGAGAAGTACTGATGAGGATGCTACAGATGATGGTCCTTCCACTCATTGTATCTAGTCTTGTTACAGGTACATGAACATGATTACCTAGAAACTGTATATTGCATGTTTGATTTATGTAGAAGGCCAAAGGTATGTGAAgacctgaccatcacatccaTATGTGGGTCTTCCCCAAACTCTTTCAAAAAACTTGGAAGCACTAAATTGAACTAGATCACGAGGTCTGAAACTTGTTCCAGCAGTCATGCACAGAACCCTGACCTTCTTAACCCCACTGAACATCTTTGTAATGAACCGGAACACCAACAGaacctcagacctcctcatcaacatcagtgtctgatccCACTAATGCTCCTGTAGATGAATGATCCGCACCACAAAGTCTATTGGAAAAAGCTTTTCCAGATGactggagctcattataagggCTTAGTAGGTaggaaaatggatggatggatggatggatggatggatggatggatggatggatgaatggatgaatgaaattTAATCTGAAATGTAATGTGCAACATGAACATGTGGCTGGTAATGATTGGAAGGTGTCCATATTCCTTTGGCTGTATGGGTTTataatactgtatgttttaataGATTGCTTTACTCTAATGCTTTTGTTGTCGTGCAATAAATTTATGGGAATATTTTCTTTCACATGTTATCAGGTGTTTCGAATTTAGACAGTAACGCCACAGGAAAGATGGGAGTGCGAGCTGTTGTTTACTATATAGTGACAACTTTTATTGCCGTGTTTATTGGTATCGTCGTGGTGACCACCATAAAACCCGGAAAAGGCAAAAGAGACATTCCAATGTCCACTAATGGCAGGGCTGATTCAGTGACGGCTGCTGATGCATTTCTTGATCTATTTAGGTAAAGAGAAACACATGCATATATTTCTATGTTGTTTCTAAAACTTAATATGTAACATTATGTAAACATCTTTTTTTCACAGAAATATGTTCCCTTCTAATTTAGTGGAAGCCTGCTTTAAACAGGTATATCAATTGTAAATGATGCTTCTCTATTATATCACCGTGACCTAGTTTACCATTACCTTTAAAACTTTATccttatttttctatttcagtACAGAACATTGTACAAGAAAACTATTCTGACAAAGAACATCACTGTTCTGGTGAATGTGAGTGACATTGTTATTAATGCCACTGAGTTCAGGCAGGTAGGAAATTACAGCACAGCCCTGCAGACCATCCAGGAGACAGTGGAGGAGATCACCCCAGTCTCAGGCTCTTCTAATGGTGTAAATGCTCTGGGTCTAGTAgtgttttccatgttttttgGCTTTGTGATTGGGAATATGAAGCAACAGGGCCAGCCACTAAAGGATTTCTTTGACTGCCTCAATGATGCCATAATGCGATTAGTAGCAATTATTATGTGGTAAGGACCAGaatatattcttttattaacAGATTCTGTGTAGCAAGATTTTCTTTATTCCATATTCTTTCAGCTCTTCTCCATTTCTTGTTTTATCTTTCATTGTTAATATCTTGAATTAAGTGTTAAAGAAGGATAAAGTATTATGTCCCAATAAGAAAACCTTAGTAATGAGAAATACTTGGCACAGATTCTCTTTACAATTCTGTTATTGTTCTTCACACATCCACTCTCAGGTATGCACCAGTTGGAATCCTCTTTTTAATTGCTGGGAAGATTGTTGAAATGAAAGACCTGTTTCAGGTTGGAGGACAGCTGGGAATGTACATGCTGTGTGTCATCGTCGGTTTGCTCGTCCACAGCCTCATTGCTCTGCCTTTAATTTTCTATTTGTGTACACGGAGGAACCCATTCACCTTCATCTCTGGTCTGCTTCAGGCTTTAATTACAGCCTTTGGAACATCCTCAAGGTAGCACAATGATCCtattttgttaattgtttaTAGTATGTATGGAGTTTTGGACAGAAGATTTCTAAGATATTCAAGAGCAAtactatattatagtatataaattGAAATATCTTTGCTGAAAGATCCAACCAGATCAGACCATCTACCAAAATACAAGATGGTAAAACTAGTAGACACATGTGCaagctgattattattataattatatatagttgttttattaatatataatattttcaaaGCAATGAattctaaataattaattagttGATGTTagttttttaagtttattatagttttttatatttattatagtaattatagtatgtttttttcttctttttgttttgtattactGTCAGTCATTCAGAAACACTTTCCTGTTCATCATCAATAATCATCTGGCAAGGTTTCTAGCAGATGTGTTTTGCAAGCTGAAAATGTAAGCGTATTATATGaggtgttaaatattttttctgtagTTCTGCCACCCTTCCCATCACCTTCCGTTGCTTAGAGGAGAAAAACCATGTGGACAAACGTGTAACACGCCTTGTTTTGCCTGTGGGAGCCACAATAAACATGGATGGTACGGCTTTATATGAAGCAGTGGCTGCCATTTTCATAGCCCAGGTTAATGACATGGATTTAAACTTTGGACAAATCTTTACCAtcaggtaataaaaaaaataaaaaataaataaatattattattaataataataataataataataataataataataataataatagctccATAGAGTATTTTTAGCTTTAGTGCCTATACCTAAAGAAAAGcccaaaataatacattaaatatgttttttctaGTTCTGTTCCTGTCTATTCTTTTGTTCTCAGGACACATTCCCAATGTTTTTCTTATGATTAAATTGTCATTTTCCAGCATTACAGCAACTGCTGCAAGCATTGGAGCTGCAGCCATTCCTCAGGCTGGTCTGGTTACTATGGTGATTGTATTGACATCTGTAGGATTGCCCACTGAGGACATAACCCTCATCATTGCTGTGGATTGGTTCCTGTAAGTCTTGACTAAATGTCACATTTGTCACATCTCCAGCAGAGAGCACTCTTGCAAAAGGTTATTGATACATAATGCAGGCAGAATGGAAgagaatataaaatgttttaatagcaAATGTTCTGCCACCGTTCTGGCTGGAGAATGATAGTAGTTTCAGCCATTTTAAGAATTCTTTCAAAACAGCTTCCACATATCTTTTTTAGATGTATATAACTTGAATTTCACTTTTCCCTGGGACAGGGATCGCATCAGGACTACCACCAATGTGCTGGGAGACTCGTTAGGAGCTGGTATTGTGGAACACCTATCAAGAGAAGAACTGCAGAACCTGGATGCTGGgatcagcagctctgtgattgAGGTCAATGAAAAACCTTACCAGCTCATCTGCCAGGAGGAGGACTGTCTCAGACATCAAAACAGTGAAACAGCAATGTAATAAACATTGTACTAAACAGCATCTACAGTGGGATTGTTTTGAGTGTATAAGCGAAAACATctgtaaaaaactaaaacatttaaaataagtaaCAATCTTAATACTAGACTATAAACTGCATCAGCCTATAagactttaataaaatgatgTGTGGAAAAAACGTATTACGAACAGATTTCcactgatttttatttgacCTTACctttgattagattagatttgattagattagattaggaTTTATATATTATGTGAAAGATCTACCATCTGTTTATGGTAACCGGAAAAGCATAAAAAACCCAGAATTATGTTTTCATTATTTGCAGTGTCTGCTGTACAGGTCTGAATGATTTATTACTGTATGGTGGTGGTATCTACTGATCAGAAAGTTAATGTGAGGACCAGCATCTGCTGAATGCCTTAAATGCAAATGCTAATGTATTAGaatgtgtttattaatattagcATGTGAGCTGTGAGAGTTGCTGTTATCATACATACAATTTAGATTACAAGTGTAGAAATGTGAAAATGGCTGACCTGTAGAGTGAAATAAAAacctaagtgtgtgtgtgtttgtgtgtgtgtgtgtgtgtgtgtgtgtgtgtgtgtgtgtgagggagaatTGCCCCTGAATGCTGTGCTCTGTATATTACAATGGTGTATTTTCCACTGTTTTTTCTGGGTTAAAATATTGTAACCCTGCTGTTGAATTTCAGCAGTGAACTGAGGGTCTCAATCCTCATACTGTTCATCTGATCTCTGATCTGATCTCCATTTTAATATCTCAAACCCCTGACTCTGATCTTTATGCCACATACAAAATGCAGTGTTCTCCAAGTGTGGACTTCTTTTCGTAGTCAGACTAATAGTTTATCAAGTATCtgactcttttctttttactttgattCTTGGCATTTTACTGTATGCATTTAAGTcacttttgcattttatttgtatcgTCCATTCAATGTTTCAAACACTTATAAATTACCCAAATGATTTGCATTGgaaatacaatattatatattaataaaaacaggcTGGTTTGCTGAGTGTAAAAAGTCAAAAGAGGAATATATTATTCTGCTAATAAATCTAAATTACAAACTTCAGGATGTCTTTATGTAGCCTTGTACTAATACCTACAAATTGATGGCTGAGAGACTTATTACACTtttatcacttttattttttaaaggttgCAAAACTAATTTAATGAGctgaatatttaaatgttgTATGTAGTGGCGCAGCATCAGACATTTCCATGACCAAAGTTTTAACAAAACCGAACTACTCTTGTTGCTCAGAGGTTTATCTTTCCAAAGTAAAACCACTTTAGTGCCaggaacatgtttttatttgctcAAAACATCTGTGTGAGCCTTCACCAAGAACTCtatctttctttattttgaataaaaacaatgcacaaCGCGTTtctacaatattttgtatatataaaaattgattGCATTACCATACATAATAGAATATGTTTGAGCCAGGAACAGTCATGTCACTTTAACTCTATATAACAGCTTGTATAACGTTTAAGATACACACAGAATATATAGAGAGAATAAACAAGCTTGAAGTACAGAGTTAAAAATGATGCTTTGGCATATATTGATTAACAGTCAGTTTAAAAAGAGAtctaaaatattacttttgagAGACAGAATAATGTTCTGTATTCAAAGCTGGTGATCTACAGACTTTCAAGAAGACAGTGACAGATGAAAAGGCTAAAGTGGTCATCAGATTCTCTCCATTTTTTACTGGATCTGTTGGGAAAATAATAACGATCATCAATAAGTGGTCTGTATTATGGAAATATTTACAGGCTGTGTATaatgatttgtgtaaagcagCTCTTCAGGATCCACTTTTAAATcgttatttagttatttaaagCTCCGTTTTCAGTAACTTTCTCGTACTCAGGGTTGTGGTGGATCAGGAGCCAATCCTGGCACTATTTAGGGGCAAACTTTAATCTAATCGCGTCAGTTAACAACAGACacttttacatgtttaaattaaataaaataataaaaagacaaaaataaaaatacagttaaTTAGCAATTATTTCCTCATTCATGATAACATAAACAGACATCATTGTGAACAAACTGATGGATATTGATAATAAAAGTCATTATTCATTTTCCTGTCACGTTTGGTGAGACATGCAAAACTAATCTTTTATcatatttaacaatttaaatGTGAAGCATTTTCCACACAaacgtgtatatatacttgCTAATGTTCATAAGACTCTCACATGGTTCTGTTCTCCACTTTTGTTGTAGGTCCAACTGACCTGCACTGCAGTCATGCGTTTCCTTTTCATTATTAACCCTCTCATTAACTGTGTTAGATTCATTAACATGCAGTcctagcttttcttttttttttttttagatacatTAATCTTCCTAAAGTATTCATTCACAACCACTTACACATTTAATTTCTTCTGAAGTTGCTGTTTTACTGATATAAGCCAATGTTCAATTTATGTTATTAAATCTCCTTTCTACATTACACAAAAGACCACACTCTAATTCAGCttcataaatgtattattacacCTAGTGgtcaaaaacaggaagtgtaTCTCCATTTAAAAATGACCATTGAGACAGGAATGATGCTGCCCCCTTATCCATTCAACATCATATCCATTCTATGTGCAGCATTCCTCCATAAAACCATATATAGAAACACTTGTAATAATCtcttaattatttttgtttgatgtTGATTTATAATGTGATCCTGCCTCAACAAAATTCTGTTCAGTACGCTATGATTTTTCACATAGTATGATTTATATCAATCCACAATATCAAGGGATCTCAGTCTTCAGTCTGGTGTTGCTGCAGTTGTATTACAAGTAAACTGGAGGCACATTCGATACTCTACTTGATTGGAGATTAAgatgaaatgaataaacaagTGAAATCAGGCTCCTGCATGGTAGGAATGAAAGCATGCAGTGACA is part of the Silurus meridionalis isolate SWU-2019-XX chromosome 9, ASM1480568v1, whole genome shotgun sequence genome and harbors:
- the slc1a6 gene encoding excitatory amino acid transporter 4 isoform X1 codes for the protein MSVSHETCLLDQAFELIINEKPPNSLFLEEDTEKPHYPEKDLHWLHRAMQKQGSGSKVGMCSINRNAIKNFLHRNSFVLLTVGAVVLGIILGFAVRPQNLSLREIKYLSFPGEVLMRMLQMMVLPLIVSSLVTGVSNLDSNATGKMGVRAVVYYIVTTFIAVFIGIVVVTTIKPGKGKRDIPMSTNGRADSVTAADAFLDLFRNMFPSNLVEACFKQYRTLYKKTILTKNITVLVNVSDIVINATEFRQVGNYSTALQTIQETVEEITPVSGSSNGVNALGLVVFSMFFGFVIGNMKQQGQPLKDFFDCLNDAIMRLVAIIMWYAPVGILFLIAGKIVEMKDLFQVGGQLGMYMLCVIVGLLVHSLIALPLIFYLCTRRNPFTFISGLLQALITAFGTSSSSATLPITFRCLEEKNHVDKRVTRLVLPVGATINMDGTALYEAVAAIFIAQVNDMDLNFGQIFTISITATAASIGAAAIPQAGLVTMVIVLTSVGLPTEDITLIIAVDWFLDRIRTTTNVLGDSLGAGIVEHLSREELQNLDAGISSSVIEVNEKPYQLICQEEDCLRHQNSETAM
- the slc1a6 gene encoding excitatory amino acid transporter 4 isoform X2; the encoded protein is MQKQGSGSKVGMCSINRNAIKNFLHRNSFVLLTVGAVVLGIILGFAVRPQNLSLREIKYLSFPGEVLMRMLQMMVLPLIVSSLVTGVSNLDSNATGKMGVRAVVYYIVTTFIAVFIGIVVVTTIKPGKGKRDIPMSTNGRADSVTAADAFLDLFRNMFPSNLVEACFKQYRTLYKKTILTKNITVLVNVSDIVINATEFRQVGNYSTALQTIQETVEEITPVSGSSNGVNALGLVVFSMFFGFVIGNMKQQGQPLKDFFDCLNDAIMRLVAIIMWYAPVGILFLIAGKIVEMKDLFQVGGQLGMYMLCVIVGLLVHSLIALPLIFYLCTRRNPFTFISGLLQALITAFGTSSSSATLPITFRCLEEKNHVDKRVTRLVLPVGATINMDGTALYEAVAAIFIAQVNDMDLNFGQIFTISITATAASIGAAAIPQAGLVTMVIVLTSVGLPTEDITLIIAVDWFLDRIRTTTNVLGDSLGAGIVEHLSREELQNLDAGISSSVIEVNEKPYQLICQEEDCLRHQNSETAM